In Candidatus Manganitrophus noduliformans, the genomic stretch CGACGGCGGCGCCGAGATCGTGAAATTGTTCAAAACAGGGTCGGCCTTTTATGCTCCGTCGGCGGCTGTTGCCGAGATGGTCGAAGCGATTATGAAAGATAAGAAAAAAATCCTTCCTTGCGCCGTCCTCTGTCAGGGGGAATACAAGATCGACAATCTTTTTGTAGGTGTGCCCGTGAAACTGGGACAAGGGGGGATCGAGGAGATCATCCAGATCCAGTTGACCCCAGAAGAAGAAGCGAACTTCAGGCGGTCCGCCGCGGCCGTCCGGGAGCTTTGTCAATCCGTCGATAAGATGATCTGATCGCTCCATCATCCGAATTCTTTCCGCTTTAAAGCACATCTGTAGTAATATCTAATCTAATTTAACGTCTTAAGTGAGGTCTATTTCCCATGACCAAGGTCGCCATTATCGGGGGGGGGAGGGGCGGAACCGCCCTGGTCGAAATCTTACATAAAGATCCCCTCGTGAAGGTCGTCGGCATCGCCGACCTCAACCTGGATGCCCCGGGGCTCGATCTGGCACGGCGTCTTAAAATTCCGACGACGACCGATTATCGCAAGTTGATTCGAGACGGGACCGACCTGGTTATCGACGTGACAGGGAGCAAGACTGTTCGAGAGGAATTGGAGACGATTACCGGCCAGGTGGAAGTCATCGGAGGGCTCTCCGCCAAGTTCATGTGGCAGTTGATCGAAGAGCGAATTAAGAGCAAGGCGATGGAGGAGGTCCTTCGGGAGAGGTATTCTTTCGAAAATATCATCGGGAAAAGCGAGAAGATGCAGGAGGTCTATCGGCTTCTTCCCAAGATTGCAAAGACGAATTCGACCGTTTTGATCGAAGGGGAAAGCGGCACCGGGAAAGAGCTGATCGCGCATTCGATTCATCATCTCAGCCCCAGGGAGGATAAGGCTTTTATTCGCGTCAATTGCGGGGCGTTGGCGGAAGGCCTTTTGGAGAGCGAGTTGTTCGGCCATGTCAAAGGGGCCTTCACCGGCGCAATCACTCATAAACTGGGCCGATTCGAATTGGCGGATAACGGGACGATTTTCCTGGATGAAATCGGAGATATCAGCCCGGCGACCCAAGTGAAGCTTCTTCGCGTGATTCAGGAGAGCGAATTCGAGAAGGTCGGCGACTCCCGTCGGGTTAAAGTCGATGTCCGGATCATCGCCGCAACGAATAAAGACTTGAAAAAAGCGGTGGAAATGCGGGAATTTCGGCAAGATCTTTACTATCGACTTCGTGTCGTTCCGATTCAACTTCCGCCGCTACGGGAGCGCAAGGATGATATACCGCTTCTGGTGACCCATTTTATTAACCGGTTTAATAAGGAGACTGGGAAAAAAGTAACGCATGTCTCGCCCGAGGCGATGGAGATCCTGATGGCCTATGACTATCCTGGAAATATCCGCGAGCTTGAAAATATTATTGAACATGTCATGGTTTTCTGTTCGGGGGATACGATCCAGGCGGAACATCTCCTCAAGGATATTCAGCCCTCCCGCAATGACATTATCGGAAAGGTCATCGAGAAGGAAGACCCGCTGAGGGCGATGGAGCAGGAACTGATCCTAAAAGTATTAAAACAAACCGGATGGAACTATAAAAAAACTTCGGAAAGATTAAAACTTAGCCGAACGACCCTTTGGCGAAAAGTAAAAGAATATGGGATTGCCAAGCCATCGGACGTTTCTTTTTAAAACATGTTTACATTTGAAACTATACATACATAATTACTTGAATTGAAAAGATAAAATTGGCTAAAAGAGCGCCATAAATTTTTAATCGTTTCTTTTTGTAACGTGCTCCCCTGAGGCATATTTATATATAAGCGACTGATATAATTAATAAAAAGTAAATAAATGGGCTTGGCATCCCTGTTGCAACCTATAAAAGGTAAGTTCACGACGAACCTTTACCAAGGAGGCAATAGATGAACTGTCCGAGGTGTACGGGGAATATGATTACGGAAGCCTTTGAAGATATGAAGGATGATACCGGCCGTATCTGTTTCTACGGCTACCGCTGTCTGATTTGCGGTGAAATCCTTGATCCGGTGATCATGGCTAATCGGGAAAATCGTCCTCATATGCAAGCAAGGAATCGGAAATTGATGGCCTCTTCAAGGGCATAAGCCCTTTCTAGAGACCGCTTTACCCTTCGGTGTAAGGAATCGATTGTGCAGAGCCGGCATATTTTGACCGATGGCGATCTTCCCCTCGAACAGTTGTCGACGGTTCAGCCGATCAGTTATGAGGAATATCTTCGCCGCCGAGGCTACACGGCACTCCCGAAAGCGATCCATACCCTAGGGCCGTCCGGGGTTCTGGAAATGATCAAGCGCTCCGGGCTTCGCGGCCGGGGAGGTGCTGGTTTTCCAACCGGGAAAAAATGGGAGATGGTCGTCCAGCGGAAGGCCGATCGAAAGTACCTTTGTTGCAATGCAGCGGAGGATGAGCCTGGAACGTTCAAAGATCGCTATCTCCTCCGATCCAATCCCCACCAACTGATTGAAGGGGCCATTCTCGCCGCGTTTGCCATCGGCGCCGCGGAGGTTTACCTCTATATCAACGGCCGTTATGAAGAAGAGATCGAATTTATGGAGCAGGCGCTCCAGACGGCGAAAGAGAAAGGACATTGGGGAAAACAAGTTGAGGGAACCTCTCTTTCCATTGAATTAAAGATCTGCAAGAGCCCCGGCACCTACGTGGCGGGAGAGGAAACGGCGCTGCTTGAAGTTGTCGAAGGTCGGTCGGCAAAACCTCGTCAAAAACCGCCCTATTATCCCGCGATTCAAGGACTCTACGGCATGCCGACGGTGGTGAATAATGCCGAGACTCTCTCGAATGTCGCGCACATCATCAGAGAAGGGGTCGATTGGTTTCGAACGCTTGGGACCGCGACTTCACCTGGGACATTGGTTTTTACCCTCACGGGCGATGTGAACCGGCCCGGCTTGTATGAACTACCGTTAGGGACTTCTCTTCGGGAGCTAATTGAAGAGTATGGAGGCGGGGTCTGCGGCGGCAAACAGCTGAAAGCGGTTTTCCCCGGCGGGCCTTCTAATACGATTATTGCCGCCGATCAGATCGACGTGGCACTTGATTTTGATGCTTTGAAGGCGATCGGATCGGGTCTGGGAACCGGCGCCGTGATCGTGATGTCTGAAGACGCCTGTATGGTTCAATCGGCGATCCAATATGCCCGGTTTTTTGCCAGAGAAAGCTGCGGCCAATGTCCTCCCTGCAAGCTCGGCACGGCCCACCTCTCCGAGATTTTAGAGAAGATCGAATCGGGTCAGGGAGATGAGAAAGACCTCCAGCAGATTGAACAAGTCTGTGGAATGGTCAAGGGAAGGGGTTATTGTTACCTATTAACAGGCGCTTCCATCGCGGTTGAAAGCATCTTCCGGTGTTTCAGAGAGGAGTACGTGGCTCACGTTCAACAAAGGGCCTGTCCTCTGGTCGGAACGGCTTAGTTTTATGTGCAATTTGCGTAAATTTTTGTTATAATAAACCTACTTTTAAAAAAGAGACAGCGGAGGGAAGAATGGTCACATTGACTGAAAGAGCCGGCTCCAAGGTGAAGGAAATCATGGAGGCCGAACAGAAGGCCGGATATGGGTTGCGGGTCTATGTCACCGGCGGCGGATGTTCGGGGTATCAGTACGGAATGGCTTTTGAGGAAAAAGAGACCGAAGAGGACAGCGTCCTCGAAATGCACGGCGTGAAGCTCTTTGTCGATCCGTATAGCGCCCCGATGCTCCAGGGAACAGAGGTCGATTATCTGGATAGTCTGCAGGGCGCCGGTTTTGCGATTAAGAATCCGAATGCCAAATCGACCTGCGGTTGTGGGTCGTCGTTCAGCGCCTAACGTGCATTGCGCGCGTTTTCTGCTCCGATAAGATCGAAGGTACGATTCACGACGAAATGGGCCGGTTCTTCAGATCGGCCCATTTTTTTGCCCTAGCGTCGAGTTTAAGATTGCTTGACAGCCAGGGAAACGTTTCATATAATGCGATTTTTTAAAGGAAAGAGCAATGGAAATTAAAATTCACGATATTCCGGAGGAGGGGCTTCTCCTTTCTTATGAGGAGGACCCGAAAGATTGGGACCTATCGGAAAGCGGATTTACAATCAAAGGTCCCGTCCAGGTTCGAGTGAAGGCGGTTAAACATAATCAGGAAGAGGTCTACGTCCGGGGCGCGCTCTCTGCGGAGGTGAGTGCAGAATGCAGCCGCTGCCTGAAGCCCCTTTCGAGTCGGGTTGAAGCCGACTTTCACGCCGAATATGTTCCTCGAAACGCGGTTCCGACCGAAGGGGAACGGGAATTACTGGAAGAAGATCTCGACCTTCTTTTTTATGGAGGGGATACCATCGATATCAGTGGAGAGGTGGAGGGCCAATTGATTCTGGCCACGCCGATGCGGCCCCTCTGCAGTGAAGAGTGCCGCGGTCTCTGCCCTCAGTGTGGGCAAGATTTAAATCTCAAAGAGTGCAATTGCGTGCAGGAGATCCCTGATCCGCGATGGGCTGAATTGAAGAAATTAACCGAAAAGAAATCGTCGCCAAAGTAAGGAGAAGCAATGCCGAATCCAAAACACAAAATATCGAAAGCCAGAAGAGACAGCAGAAGGACGCACAAAAAGCTCCAGGTCCCTGTCTATGTACTTTGCCCTCAATGTCATGAGCCGAAGTTGCCCCACCGCGCCTGTCTGAGCTGCGGAACATATAAGGGCCGCGAGGTGATTGCGGTCGAGGAAGTCTAGCTTAGAGGAAGGAGCGGTCACCCGTCGTCTAACGGATCGTTCCCGGTTGACACTTTATGAAGATTGCGCTGGATGCGATGGGGGGAGATGATGCCCCCGCCGCGATTGTGGAGGGGGCCGTTCTGGCCGCCCGAGAGCTCGACGTTGAGATTATCCTTGTTGGAGATGAAAAGGAGATTCAAAAAGAGCTCTCCCGACATCCCGCTCAAGGACTCCCCCTCTCCATCCATCATGCCTCGCAGCGGGTTGCGATGCACGAATCCCCTTCCTCGGTCATCCGAAAGAAGCGCGATTCTTCCATTTGGATCGCCACCGAACTCGTTCAAAAATCCCAAGCGGTCGCGGTGATCAGCGCTGGAAATACCGGGGCAAGCATGGCGACCGCGCTTTTTATCCTCGGCCCGATGACCGGGGTCGAGCGGCCCGCCATCGCCACCTCTCTTCCGACGCTGAAGGGGACGTCGATCTTGATCGACGTCGGCGCCAATGTCGATTGCAAACCCCAGCATCTTTTTCAGTTTGCGATCATGGGGAGCATCTACGCCAAAGAAATCTTGGGTATTCCGGAGCCGAAGGTCGGTCTCTTGAGCATCGGTGAAGAGGATACCAAGGGGAACGAGCTGACCAAAGAGGTCTTCAAGATGTTGAAAGCGAGCTCCCTTCGGTTTATCGGGAACGTCGAGGGGCGTGATGTCTACACCGGCGGCGCCGATGTCATTGTCTGCGACGGCTTTATCGGGAATGTCGCGCTGAAGATCTCCGAGGGGCTTTCGGACGCGATCGGCCAATTCCTGAAAAAAGAAATCACCGCCTCTCCTTTTGCGAAGCTCGGCTACTTCTTGTTGAAACCGGCTTTCTCCCGTTTTCGAAAGAAGGTCGATTACGCCGAATACGGCGGCGCGCCGTTGTTGGGGGTCGACGGCATCAGCATCATCTGCCACGGCCGCTCTTCGGGAAAGGCGATCAAGAACGCCGTTCGTGTCGCCAAGGAATCGCACATCCGGGGAGTCAATCGACTGATCAAAGAGCAGATCGAGGCGCAAATGGAGCTGACCTCCTCGAAGGAAGAAGGGAGCCCGCGCGGATGAAGGCCAAAAAGCCGGCCGGAAAATCGCAGATCCGCACCGAGATCATCGGAACGGGATCGTACGTTCCGGAAACCCGGATGACCAACAAAGATCTGGAAGGGAAGATCGAAACCACCGACGCCTGGATTGTGGAGCGGACCGGAATCCGCGAGCGTCGGATCGCATCCAAAGATGAAGCGGCCTCCGACCTTGCCTTCCAGGCGGCCCGAAAGGCCTTGGAAGCGGCTCAAGCGGCCCCGGAAGAGATCGACCTGATCGTTCTGGCGACTTCCACCCCCGACATGTTTTTCCCCTCGACCGCCTGCATCGTTCAAGACAAATTGAAAGCGACCCGCGCCGCGGCGTTCGATCTTTCGGCCGCCTGCTCCGGATTCGTCTATGCCCTCGCCGTCGGCGAACAATACATCCGGAGCGGGACCTATCAAAAAGTGTTGGTGATCGGCACGGAGATCATGTCGCGTCTGATCAACTGGACCGATCGAACCACCTGCGTCATCTTCGGAGATGGGGCCGGCGCGGTGCTCCTTGCGCCGTCTTCTTCGGAAAGCGGGATCCTCTCCACCCATCTTCACTCCGACGGGTCACTCTGGGATTTAATCTGCGTGCCCGGGGGGGGCTCCGCGATCCCTCCTTCCGAAAAAATGCTGGCGGAGCAGCTCAATACCATCAAGATGAAGGGAAATGAGACCTTCAAGGTCGCCGTCCGGAGCCTGGAGGAGGTCGCCTGGGAGGCCCTTCGGGCGAATGACTTCCTGCCGTCGGACGTCTCCTTTTTGGTTCCGCATCAGGCCAACCTTCGCATCATCCGCGCGGTGGCCGATCGCCTTCAACTGCCGATGGAGCGGGTGGTGATCAATCTCGATCGTTATGGGAATACTTCAGCGGCGTCGATTCCACTCGCACTGGATGAAGCGGTCCGGGAAGGCCGGATCAAAAAGGGCGACATGCTCCTCTTCCTGGCGTTTGGAGGGGGCCTGACGTGGGGCGCTTCTTTGGTGAGATGGTAATTCTCTTTTTATGGAGGATAGGGTGAACGGACAATTTCTAAATGGATGGGCGCTCATTCTGGGGGCCTCCAGCGGTTTTGGCGAAGCCTGTGCATTGGAGCTGGCCGATGCGGGGCTGAACATCTTCGGCGTCCACCTCGATCGCAAGGGGACCCTGGCCAACGTCGATCGAATTACCTCCCGGATCAAGGAGAAGGGACGCCAGGCGGTCTTCTTCAATGTAAACGCGGCCGATCTCGAAAAGCGCAAAGCGGTCCTCGATGAAATCGAGAAGACCCTCTCCACGGGACCGGAGCGATCGCGCATCCGGGTCCTGGTTCATTCGCTGGCGTTCGGGACGCTTAAACCGCTTATCGCCGACTCGCCGAGCGAGGCGATCGCGCAGGCGCAGATGGAGATGACGCTCGATGTGATGGCCAACAGCCTCGTCTACTGGACGCAAGATCTGGTGGCGCGCGGTTTCATGGCGGACGGCGGGCGGATCTTCGCCATGACGTCGGCCGGCAGCGCGCGCGTCTGGAGAAGTTACGGCGCCGTCTCCGCCGCCAAGTCGGCGCTCGAATCGCACGTTCGCCAACTCGCCCTCGAACTTGGGCCAAAAGGGATCGCAGTGAATGCCATCCGGGCCGGGGTGACCGACACCCCCGCCCTTCGCAAAATTCCGGGGCATGAAGAGATGATCAAGATGGCCAGGGCGAGAAATCCGATGGGACGCCTCACCACCCCGGAAGATGCGGCAGGGGTGATCGCCCTTCTCTCCCATCCCAAGGCGCAGTGGATTACCGGAAATGTCCTCGCCGTCGACGGGGGCGAGTTTATCGTCGATTGACCGCTTCTTTTTTCAGAAAATCCCGAGTGATTTATCGGAAATTTTTTGTTGACTTCACGTTTCTTTTTGATCAATATCATTGGACTGAAATGATTTTTGTCTCCTCATATCCCGACAAGCGCATCCTCTGCCGCAGCGGCTTAGGCGCAACGGTGAGCCGGTAGATGGCGATCGCATTTCTCTTTCCCGGGCAGGGATCGCAGTATGTCGGAATGGGAAAAGATCTCTGCGACCGGTTTGAGACGGCGCGGGAAACCTTTGCCGAAGCCGATCGCGCGTTGGGATGGGAGATCAGCCGGCTCTGCTTCGAAGGTCCGGAGGAGAAGCTGAATCAGACCGAGTATACACAGCCGGCCCTTCTCGTCTCTAGCATCGCCGCTTGGCGCTGCCTCGGAGCACCGATTCAAAAGGCAGCGGTCGTCGCCGGACATAGCCTGGGGGAATACACGGCGCTGGTTGCGGCGGGGGCGCTTCCCTTCGCAGCGGCGGTCCGATTGGTCCAGCAGCGGGGCCGCTTCATGCAGGAAGCGGTGCCGAAGGGAGAAGGGGGAATGGCGGCCCTTCTCGGGCTCGATCGGAAGAGTGTCGAAGAGGTGTGCGAGAAGGCCTCCAACGAAACCGGCCGGGTGACCGCCGCGAATTACAACGCCCCCGACCAGGTCGTGATCGCCGGCGAGTCGAATGCAGTCCAGCGGGGAATGGCGCTGGCGCAGGAGCGGGGGGCGAAGCGGGCCATCGCGCTCGCCGTAAGTGTTCCTTCCCACTCGCCGATGATGAAAGAGGCTTGCCGCCGTCTCGCCGCGGAGTTGGAGAAAGTTCAGGGTCGCGATCTCGACATTCCCCTGATCAACAATCTCCAGGCGAAGAAGATCACGACGTGGAGTGAGGCGAAAGCGGGTCTGATCGATCAGCTCTCTTCCCCGCTTTTATGGGAGGAGACGATCCAGCGGATGCGGGAAGACGGGGTTGATCTCTTCATCGAGGTCGGGCCGGGACGGGTCTTGTCGGGACTGCTGAAGCGGATCGATCGCCGGCTCTCGACGGCGAACGCGGAAGATGCCGCCGGCGTTGAGAAGGTGAAGGAGCTTTTGGAGAAATAATGGGGGATTTCATCGACCTGCAGGGGAATGTCGCGCTGGTCACCGGAGGGGCGCAGGGGATCGGAAAGTCGATCGTCGGACTTCTTGCGGATTGCGGCGCGAGTGTGGTAGTCTCCGACATCAATCGCGAAACGGCGGAGAAAACCGTTGCCGAGCTGACCGCACAGGGGAAAAAAGCGATGCCGGTCCAGGCCAACGTCGCCCGCGGCGAAGAGGTGAAGGCGATGGTCGATTCGGTTGTTTCGCAGTGGGGAAAAATCGATATCCTGGTCAACAATGCCG encodes the following:
- a CDS encoding sigma 54-interacting transcriptional regulator → MTKVAIIGGGRGGTALVEILHKDPLVKVVGIADLNLDAPGLDLARRLKIPTTTDYRKLIRDGTDLVIDVTGSKTVREELETITGQVEVIGGLSAKFMWQLIEERIKSKAMEEVLRERYSFENIIGKSEKMQEVYRLLPKIAKTNSTVLIEGESGTGKELIAHSIHHLSPREDKAFIRVNCGALAEGLLESELFGHVKGAFTGAITHKLGRFELADNGTIFLDEIGDISPATQVKLLRVIQESEFEKVGDSRRVKVDVRIIAATNKDLKKAVEMREFRQDLYYRLRVVPIQLPPLRERKDDIPLLVTHFINRFNKETGKKVTHVSPEAMEILMAYDYPGNIRELENIIEHVMVFCSGDTIQAEHLLKDIQPSRNDIIGKVIEKEDPLRAMEQELILKVLKQTGWNYKKTSERLKLSRTTLWRKVKEYGIAKPSDVSF
- the nuoF gene encoding NADH-quinone oxidoreductase subunit NuoF; translated protein: MQSRHILTDGDLPLEQLSTVQPISYEEYLRRRGYTALPKAIHTLGPSGVLEMIKRSGLRGRGGAGFPTGKKWEMVVQRKADRKYLCCNAAEDEPGTFKDRYLLRSNPHQLIEGAILAAFAIGAAEVYLYINGRYEEEIEFMEQALQTAKEKGHWGKQVEGTSLSIELKICKSPGTYVAGEETALLEVVEGRSAKPRQKPPYYPAIQGLYGMPTVVNNAETLSNVAHIIREGVDWFRTLGTATSPGTLVFTLTGDVNRPGLYELPLGTSLRELIEEYGGGVCGGKQLKAVFPGGPSNTIIAADQIDVALDFDALKAIGSGLGTGAVIVMSEDACMVQSAIQYARFFARESCGQCPPCKLGTAHLSEILEKIESGQGDEKDLQQIEQVCGMVKGRGYCYLLTGASIAVESIFRCFREEYVAHVQQRACPLVGTA
- the erpA gene encoding iron-sulfur cluster insertion protein ErpA, translated to MVTLTERAGSKVKEIMEAEQKAGYGLRVYVTGGGCSGYQYGMAFEEKETEEDSVLEMHGVKLFVDPYSAPMLQGTEVDYLDSLQGAGFAIKNPNAKSTCGCGSSFSA
- a CDS encoding YceD family protein, which produces MEIKIHDIPEEGLLLSYEEDPKDWDLSESGFTIKGPVQVRVKAVKHNQEEVYVRGALSAEVSAECSRCLKPLSSRVEADFHAEYVPRNAVPTEGERELLEEDLDLLFYGGDTIDISGEVEGQLILATPMRPLCSEECRGLCPQCGQDLNLKECNCVQEIPDPRWAELKKLTEKKSSPK
- the rpmF gene encoding 50S ribosomal protein L32; the encoded protein is MPNPKHKISKARRDSRRTHKKLQVPVYVLCPQCHEPKLPHRACLSCGTYKGREVIAVEEV
- the plsX gene encoding phosphate acyltransferase PlsX, which gives rise to MKIALDAMGGDDAPAAIVEGAVLAARELDVEIILVGDEKEIQKELSRHPAQGLPLSIHHASQRVAMHESPSSVIRKKRDSSIWIATELVQKSQAVAVISAGNTGASMATALFILGPMTGVERPAIATSLPTLKGTSILIDVGANVDCKPQHLFQFAIMGSIYAKEILGIPEPKVGLLSIGEEDTKGNELTKEVFKMLKASSLRFIGNVEGRDVYTGGADVIVCDGFIGNVALKISEGLSDAIGQFLKKEITASPFAKLGYFLLKPAFSRFRKKVDYAEYGGAPLLGVDGISIICHGRSSGKAIKNAVRVAKESHIRGVNRLIKEQIEAQMELTSSKEEGSPRG
- a CDS encoding beta-ketoacyl-ACP synthase III; translated protein: MKAKKPAGKSQIRTEIIGTGSYVPETRMTNKDLEGKIETTDAWIVERTGIRERRIASKDEAASDLAFQAARKALEAAQAAPEEIDLIVLATSTPDMFFPSTACIVQDKLKATRAAAFDLSAACSGFVYALAVGEQYIRSGTYQKVLVIGTEIMSRLINWTDRTTCVIFGDGAGAVLLAPSSSESGILSTHLHSDGSLWDLICVPGGGSAIPPSEKMLAEQLNTIKMKGNETFKVAVRSLEEVAWEALRANDFLPSDVSFLVPHQANLRIIRAVADRLQLPMERVVINLDRYGNTSAASIPLALDEAVREGRIKKGDMLLFLAFGGGLTWGASLVRW
- a CDS encoding SDR family oxidoreductase gives rise to the protein MNGQFLNGWALILGASSGFGEACALELADAGLNIFGVHLDRKGTLANVDRITSRIKEKGRQAVFFNVNAADLEKRKAVLDEIEKTLSTGPERSRIRVLVHSLAFGTLKPLIADSPSEAIAQAQMEMTLDVMANSLVYWTQDLVARGFMADGGRIFAMTSAGSARVWRSYGAVSAAKSALESHVRQLALELGPKGIAVNAIRAGVTDTPALRKIPGHEEMIKMARARNPMGRLTTPEDAAGVIALLSHPKAQWITGNVLAVDGGEFIVD
- the fabD gene encoding ACP S-malonyltransferase; the encoded protein is MAIAFLFPGQGSQYVGMGKDLCDRFETARETFAEADRALGWEISRLCFEGPEEKLNQTEYTQPALLVSSIAAWRCLGAPIQKAAVVAGHSLGEYTALVAAGALPFAAAVRLVQQRGRFMQEAVPKGEGGMAALLGLDRKSVEEVCEKASNETGRVTAANYNAPDQVVIAGESNAVQRGMALAQERGAKRAIALAVSVPSHSPMMKEACRRLAAELEKVQGRDLDIPLINNLQAKKITTWSEAKAGLIDQLSSPLLWEETIQRMREDGVDLFIEVGPGRVLSGLLKRIDRRLSTANAEDAAGVEKVKELLEK